A single window of Cellulomonas sp. NTE-D12 DNA harbors:
- the gmk gene encoding guanylate kinase: MTTTPARLTVLAGPTAVGKGTVSADVRARYPQVWLSVSATTRSPRPGEVDGVHYRFVSEAEFDRMVAAGELLEWAVVHGRHRYGTPRGPVEQRLAAGEPVLLEIDLQGARQVRQSMPGARFVFLAPPSWDELVRRLVGRGTEDEAERERRLATARVELAAEPEFDHVIVNDDVHRATDELLTVMGVVTG, encoded by the coding sequence ATGACGACCACGCCCGCCCGGTTGACGGTGCTCGCAGGACCCACGGCCGTCGGCAAGGGCACGGTGTCCGCCGACGTGCGTGCGCGGTACCCGCAGGTCTGGCTCTCGGTCTCCGCGACGACGCGGTCGCCTCGTCCCGGCGAGGTCGACGGGGTGCACTACCGGTTCGTGTCCGAGGCGGAGTTCGACCGCATGGTGGCGGCCGGCGAGCTCCTCGAGTGGGCGGTGGTGCACGGTCGGCACCGGTACGGCACGCCTCGCGGGCCCGTTGAGCAGCGACTCGCGGCAGGGGAGCCCGTCCTGCTCGAGATCGACCTGCAGGGTGCCCGGCAGGTGCGCCAGAGCATGCCGGGCGCGCGGTTCGTCTTCCTCGCGCCGCCGTCGTGGGACGAGCTGGTGCGGCGGCTGGTGGGCCGCGGCACCGAGGACGAGGCCGAGCGGGAACGCCGGCTCGCCACCGCACGGGTGGAGCTGGCCGCCGAACCGGAGTTCGACCACGTGATCGTCAACGACGACGTGCACCGGGCGACCGACGAGCTGCTCACCGTGATGGGTGTGGTCACCGGCTAA
- the mihF gene encoding integration host factor, actinobacterial type: MALPPLTPEQRAAALEKAAAARQARAEVKNRLKYSQGSLSEVIEQGQQDETIGKLKVISLLESLPGVGKVKARAIMSDIGISETRRVRGLGPHQVKALVDRFG; the protein is encoded by the coding sequence GTGGCTCTCCCTCCGCTGACTCCAGAACAGCGTGCAGCAGCACTCGAGAAGGCCGCCGCCGCCCGGCAGGCCCGCGCCGAGGTGAAGAACCGTCTGAAGTACTCCCAGGGCTCCCTGTCCGAGGTGATCGAGCAGGGTCAGCAGGACGAGACCATCGGCAAGCTCAAGGTGATCTCCCTGCTCGAGTCCCTGCCAGGCGTGGGCAAGGTCAAGGCCCGTGCCATCATGTCCGACATCGGCATCTCCGAGACGCGGCGCGTGCGCGGGCTCGGTCCGCACCAGGTGAAGGCGCTCGTCGACCGCTTCGGGTGA
- the coaBC gene encoding bifunctional phosphopantothenoylcysteine decarboxylase/phosphopantothenate--cysteine ligase CoaBC codes for MRIVLGVAGGIAAYKAVLLLRLLREDGHAVRVVPTRAALEFVGRPTWEALSGEPVSTEVFDHVDEVAHVRTGQEADLVVVAPATADLLARAAAGMADDLLTATLLVARCPVLLAPAMHTEMWQHPATVANVDTLRRRGIHVLDPVSGRLTGPDTGPGRLPEPEDIAAAALALVHGRASDLVGRRVVVSAGGTREPIDPVRFIGNRSSGRQGIELARAAHERGAQVTLVAANVTLPAPPGVQVVAVESGEQLRDAVRSAAKHADVVVMAAAVADFRPVRTAAAKIKKQPGVGPTPIELVETVDILAELVRQSPREGQVVVGFAAETGDEAGDVLEHGRRKAIRKGADLLVVNAVGADRGFGVEHNEVTVLDRAGAEVARATGTKLEVAHAVWDAVLPLL; via the coding sequence GTGCGGATCGTCCTCGGCGTCGCGGGTGGCATCGCCGCGTACAAGGCGGTGCTGCTGCTGCGGCTGCTGCGCGAGGACGGTCACGCGGTGCGGGTGGTCCCCACCCGCGCCGCGCTCGAGTTCGTCGGCCGCCCCACGTGGGAGGCGCTGTCCGGCGAACCGGTGAGCACCGAGGTCTTCGACCACGTCGACGAGGTGGCGCACGTCCGCACAGGCCAGGAGGCCGACCTGGTCGTCGTCGCACCGGCGACGGCCGACCTCCTCGCGCGGGCCGCGGCCGGGATGGCCGACGACCTGCTGACGGCCACGCTGCTGGTCGCCCGCTGCCCCGTGCTGCTGGCACCGGCGATGCACACCGAGATGTGGCAGCACCCGGCCACGGTCGCCAACGTCGACACGCTCCGTCGGCGCGGGATCCACGTGCTCGACCCCGTGTCGGGTCGCCTGACCGGGCCGGACACCGGGCCCGGTCGGCTGCCGGAGCCCGAGGACATCGCCGCTGCGGCGCTGGCGCTGGTCCACGGACGCGCCTCCGACCTGGTGGGACGACGGGTCGTCGTATCGGCCGGGGGGACGCGCGAGCCGATCGACCCCGTGCGCTTCATCGGCAACCGCTCCTCCGGACGTCAGGGCATCGAGCTGGCTCGCGCGGCCCACGAGCGCGGCGCCCAGGTGACGCTGGTCGCAGCGAACGTGACGCTGCCGGCCCCGCCGGGCGTGCAGGTGGTCGCCGTCGAGTCCGGCGAGCAGCTGCGCGACGCGGTGCGGTCCGCCGCCAAGCACGCCGACGTCGTGGTCATGGCCGCCGCGGTGGCCGACTTCCGGCCCGTGCGCACGGCCGCCGCCAAGATCAAGAAGCAGCCGGGGGTGGGCCCCACCCCGATCGAGCTGGTCGAGACCGTCGACATCCTGGCGGAGCTGGTGCGCCAGTCGCCTCGCGAGGGGCAGGTGGTGGTCGGCTTCGCCGCCGAGACAGGGGACGAGGCCGGTGACGTGCTCGAGCACGGTCGGCGGAAGGCGATCCGCAAGGGCGCCGACCTGCTGGTGGTGAACGCCGTCGGCGCCGACCGGGGCTTCGGCGTCGAGCACAACGAGGTGACGGTCCTCGACCGAGCGGGCGCCGAGGTGGCGCGGGCGACCGGCACCAAGCTCGAGGTCGCGCACGCGGTGTGGGACGCGGTCCTGCCGCTGCTGTGA
- the rpoZ gene encoding DNA-directed RNA polymerase subunit omega — translation MSGTVAHPTGITDPPIDDLLQRADSKYALVLFAAKRARQINAYYGQLNEGLLENVGPLVETRPQEKPLSIAMREIDKGLLTAEPTPPSE, via the coding sequence ATGTCCGGAACCGTCGCCCACCCCACGGGCATCACCGACCCGCCGATCGACGACCTGCTGCAGCGAGCCGACTCCAAGTACGCGCTGGTGCTCTTCGCCGCCAAGCGGGCCCGCCAGATCAACGCCTACTACGGGCAGCTGAACGAGGGCCTGCTCGAGAACGTCGGCCCGCTGGTGGAGACGCGCCCGCAGGAGAAGCCGCTGTCGATCGCCATGCGCGAGATCGACAAGGGCCTCCTCACCGCCGAGCCGACCCCGCCCTCCGAGTAG